The region atttttcactcacCTCCAagcaaaagcagagaaaaacaacacacccctccacccaccaACTCTTTGTCTTTATAATGTTCACTTTCACCAATATTTACATTGTACAGTGTGCGCTCCAACACATCAAACAGAATATTTGTTTTCCATCCTTGATCAAGAACTTAATCAGAAATCTCTTTGTCAAAATCCTCGTTGGCTCCATTGTGATGGAAATCTATTGATGATTAAATCCAGGGCCGTTTCATAACTGAACCTGAATTTTTAAACATGCTAAATCTTTGCTtaatttttctcatttcctcaaGTCAAAGCAATAAAAGTGGTTATGTGAAGCACATTTTGCTTTCTGTGTCATGAAATACGAGCCCTGATCCAATctgcagaggggggaaaaaataaatataaaatctgtTCCTCCATTGGTAATGTGGTGTTCTTTTCAACAAAACTTATTCACACATTATGTCATGAAATGCAACACCTTCGCTTTAAAAAGGCGTATAAAAGGACTTCTCTGATCTGTACATCGTATATTTTGTGTACAAAAAAAcgtttaattttctttctaaaCAATACTGTATAACTGGATAAATGTGCAGCTGTATGGACACTGACTGGagcaggatgatgatggtgatcaGCAACAACTCTCTGTTTCACCAGATGCCACATATGTCAAACCCAGTTTCATCAATTTAACTGCAATTGTGTGTTGTGGATGAATTTTCACTCTTTACGAGTCTGTGAAGGCAAATCAAGTCTCATCACTGGACAAATGCAGGCGCTatggacactgtgtgtgtttctaatcACCTATATACACTTACACATTGTTTCATCCATATTTCTCCTTCATATACATTCAGTCAGGAAAACCTGTTTAAAAAAGGAGAAGGATAAAGTTggtacacaaaacaaaaaaagaggaaaggaatgTGCATCAATTTATGCATTAAATGCTTTGCCCAACTGATATAAAACCCACAATAGgacattattattttcttgtttggCTTTGGCCAGAATAACTTAAAACATCATTGCACAGTCTTAGATGAAAGCATGCGTCCTCTGCCTCAGCATGGTAAGACACTGGCATGTGGCACTACTATCACACAGTGTCATGGCATGACACTGTGTGATAGGAGTCAGTGTTCTCCAGTGaatctctctcccctgtcttTCTTACGATGTCCATGACCAAGACATCAGGAGCCGTGCACGCCGTTGTCCACATCCATGCTcacaaaagaagagaaacaagacaACAAGAAGATAAGATAACaaaaaactgacactgataaGTTTTTGGAGGAGAGTACCACAACACAAGCACGACTCACAAtggcaacagcagcacagatgtGGGCAGGGTTAGTAGCAAAGGGTTGAAATGagatcatacacacactcacgctgaAACCACCACTAGAGTTTAATCATTCCTGATGTCTGAAGTCAAtaagtgctttttctttttttttgctcaaggTCCCAAAACCAATAAATATTAATTTGCAGCTGGGCAGGTTGAAACATTTCCTGCAGCGTTATGCAGCGGTGAGCATCCTGATCTGCGTAGGTCACTTCCTCATTCTCCTCATTCCCACTCAGGGTGTCTTGTTGGTGCATGATAAACACTGATCCGAAACAACGATAAGCACACTCAGTGAGTGTTTCCATGACGAGAGCTCGGAGCAGGTTTGTCCTCAGACATTAGTCTCCTCTCCTTTCAGAGGGTATATGCGGCACTGTGCCCTCTCTTCCAGACACACTTCCTCTGTGGCGGTGCTGGCATGGCTGGTGGGGCCACGGTGCGGCAGGAAAGAGAACTGCAGGTTGTGTCTGCCCTTGCCTTGCCTGCCCTTCCCCGTCCCGTTGCTGTAGGACACGACCAGTCGGCGGTTCTCCTCCGGTGCGGCGGAGCAGGACGGGCCTCTGTTAGTTTTGCTGAGGCGAGGTGAGTCACAGCTGGGGTCGCTGCCGTTGTTGTCGTGGAGGTCGGGCAGATTGCCGGTGGCGATGCTGCCACTCTTGATGTGCGGCGTGTGGCTGTGGGTGTGGCGATACTCCTCGTCAATGTCCTTCCCCAGCTTCCACCTCTTCCACTTTTTCAGCATCTCTGACTGCACCTGAGGGATGATGGGatagcagagggagagagagcagatagAGGAGATACGCATGAAGATTTGTGATGTAGATTAAATAAGACACTGAGCACTTCATTAGATGGATGTCTCCTGCCAAAGACTACATTTAAAAGCTTAGCGATTAGCAGATGGACAATGTTGTGTCCATGCCACTTTGTAGACAAAAGATTATAGTGAGACTTGAACAAAGATGGAGCTTTTAGAGATATAAAAAGAGCGATAAAGGCTGGCAACGGGaacactgatgatgaaaaatgCCTAATTCATCTTTTCTAAAAAGGGAAAGGAAGGAACTGCAGCTACGGCAGAGATTAAATTAAGGTGGCGCTCGACATGAAAGTACATTTGTCTCACCTCTTTGTTGACAAAGCAGTACAGGATGGCAACCAGCAGGCCCTGAAATGAAAGGTGGAGTTTTAAAATTTCAGTCATGTCTGATactaaaaaacaaaccaaagttACTCCATAgttttaaaggataaggctcTGAACATTTTATCTTCTTATTATTGTCAACAAATACCCAGATATCTCTTCTGCTGTTGTGCCCGTTGCAtccataaaaactaaaaattaaaaatatatgaaaGAACCACATTGCATCAATGCAATGTACAAAACTGCACATGAATTTATTGCTAGTTCAGATCTTTTCAAGGCCAGTTTATAGGCACACTGTGGAGTTGGTGAACAGTAGTAGCACAACTGAGCAATGTTTTTATGAGTGAGCCTGTTTTGTATGTTATCATTAACATGCAAAACGACACGGGTGAAACATTACACATTACTGCCAGTGGTTTCATGCTATTGCACCGATCTACAGGTGGCTGTAATGCCCCAGGGAAAGCAGCAATGTGTGAACAAAGCCAGGGGAGAAGAGGAGCAAGtaaacacagaggcaaaaaatACAGGTTTCAGACTTTTCACAAAATCAGCTTGGTAGATGTTTAAAGAGGACGGAAGTGAATTCTAAGCGATTGCTGGGCCTCAAAGatgcacacagtgtgttttgcatgtaaacagaaactttgtttacaagaaaatgcCACACATACCCCAGAGCACCTTTAAATACAAATACTGCTTATACATTTTTCATCCATTCATACTGTAGTTCAGTCAAGGTCCATGTTATTAGAATATCAATTATAGAAAAAATGCTCCGTGATTGAACATATGAAAGCAAATAGAGGAACATTCAGTTTTACTACAATCACAGGTTTATGAAAGCAGAAATGCTTTTGAAAAAACAACCCGCTTAGAAATGATCTTGtctgaggagaaagaaggaaaagaaacacactgaaacacactaatgttaaatatttcagaTTGGAAATGTCAATAAGAGAGAGATAAGTTTCCTGTAAAGTTGAGCTCTAACCTGGAAGGAGTTAAACAGGAGGTCACAGAACAGGCGAATGAGGCGCAGCATGGAACCTTTGGGGACCGACTCGTCGATGACGAAGGTGAAGAGGATGGCGTGAATCCCCAGCAGAGGGATGAGGGTCAGAGTGGACTTTGCCAGTCTGGaccaggaaaggaaagaaagagttGTATCACAAGAAACTAGAAAGGTCAGCTGCTACTCATTTCACTTAGGTATGACCTTCATCAGGTAGGTGAAATGAGTAGCAGCTCAGGTGAGACTGACAGTCATTAAAATGTTTGGAGGTTTTACAGTATGTTACAATTACAAAATATTAAGCTGTACAAACatagtaagagaaaaaaaaacatattatgGGCTTCAGTATTTCTGGAATGAAATGCAAGGTGGTAAAATGTTCATTTCTAAGGTTTTAAAGCAGCTATACACAgaacattttagcatctttctgGTCACTGTTTAGATTTTCTGGCCTGGAACTGATCTTTGGTTCACTTTCATCGAGAGTCTCTAAGAACACACCGTGCGCcactttaattttttcttttctttacgaaacaggaaacagttccCTCACCTGAACTTGTAGTCGGTGTATCTCATCTGATGAGCTCTGAGTTTAGACATCAGGATTTTGATAATTCGGATGAATATGAAGAAGTTAATCTAAAacaagaagagaagcagagttaaatggagaaaaacaaatgcataaaGTATGTTGTGTAGATTTTTTTGATAATAtaatgtgtgagaaagagagagacagagactgccTAAAATGCCCATAACTAGACTGTCATTTTGTAGCTCCTGAGTCTTTCTGTGGTCTGTGACCTggccactcacacacagacacagacacagacacagacacacacacacacacagacacagacacacacacacacacacacacacacacacacacacacacacacacacacacacacacacacacacacacacacacacacacacacactgtgatctAGTGCAGAACCCTCTCCGATGACAGAGAACATTAATTATTACAGCACTCAAGTTATTAGCACTCCAAGTTTGGTAACATGTGTATGTTGTCTtgacagatgtgtttgtgtgactgtgtgtgtgtgtgtgtttgactgcacacaaacacagtttatttaggcatgaatgtgtgtgtgtgaacaataGTTGAACTGCAGGGCTGTTTGGGATTGTTGTAGGATGACATGTGACGTTATGCCTGTTACACAACCGTACGGCAACTGTTTCGACTATTacaataaaaagattttttccaCAGAGCGAATGCGGCTCTCTGCGATGGCCAGGAAATGCCACAGGTTCGTTCATAcatttttgaatgtgtgtgtgcacacgtatGTTTTTGCTTGAGGTCACAAAGGTTGCGACTGTTAATGTGCACTTGTGCTCGTAAGTGTGTCCATCCATaatgttgtttgtctctatggGAACAAGaggcaggaaacacacaagAGGAATTCCACAACTtatttttgtgtgagtgtgtatgtgtgtgtgtctggttgtgtgtgtggtggtgtgggTTTATATCTATGTGCAATATATAAAGAGTAGTCTAGCCACTTATGTCTTCCAGTGTAGGGTGTGAGTCTTGAGAATATTATGAAATAATCTGAATTTGATTCCTTGAGGTCACAATTAGATCCTCACGGTGATAATGCAGTTTcaacttttatcttttttttgataaaaagaataaatctgaggggttgtGAGAAGgtcaacacaaaatgacaacaacaaaaaaaaaacatatttctgccAAGAGAGactgttcatttctttttcctgtggATTAAAGGATAGTTTTATCTTCAAAGGTTGTTGAAATTAAAAAAGGGGAAATTTACTTCAGaggtgcaaaaaataaaatttcaggTATGAAAACCATACTGTAAATATCTGAAATAAATTCCTTCATTTAGACCTACTGAGAATTCAAAAAGTCTGGTCTGTGCAAAATGTCCCTGATGGTTTGATCCATTCCAAACTCTCACCTCttaacaaacactcacagctgCTACGTGcctcttttaaatgttttgccaCTGGATTGTccacattttgctttttattacaTATTTGCGTTCTGTCTCTGAGTCTATCCTTTGAGTCTTTGTGTGCGTCCTATCTAAAAACAATTACAGCTCTCAGAGCTTCTCTCTGTACTTTCTCTGTACTCCTCTGTTTACTTCCCCTCAACATTTTGTTCACCAGTACACACCGTTTTGTTTAACAGAAAGGTACTGAACAGGGGAAATAAAGCTCTCTTAGTTCTGTCGCTGACAAACTGTTCACACAGATTATTCAAAACTGAAGCATTTAGatttctctgtatttgtgtttgttgagtCTTGGCTCAGAACCAGAGAGGTTTGttcatttgtcagcaggattatgcaaAAAGTCCTGAACTGATTAGCAACCATAAGCACTTGGTGGAGGGACGGAGCATGAGCCAGGGAAAAACCCACTAAACTTTGGTGTGGATCTGGTCACATGATGCAGGAATAGTTTTTATCACCTTCCTCAAGATTGAGGGATAGGCCACTAATATGTTTGGGACTCTCCAGCTCTCCATTGCCTCGAACGTCAGCACTGTCAAGACTACTTACTATTGCTCTATGGCGCAAATTAGCTCTACCTTGGTTCAATCATCTTGACCAGATTTTGTGTAGCTTGTAAAGGCTTATTATCAAACATCCACATACTCCTTCtcatctctgtgtgagtgtgccaGACGTTTGTTCATTTGCAACATGTTTGACAATTTCAATCTTTTTTTAAGAGCACCAGTGTTTGATTGTTGAGCAACTCACTGATTTACTCACTGAGCATACCACTATCATTGTGGACAAGGAAATGTTATACTGGTTCACAACCAGTCAACATATGCAACTGGTGAGAAGGGTTCACAAGTTCACAGCTTCTTTTAAGGGGccacaagccaaaaaggttgggaGCAACTACTTTAGATTGCCATAGTGCCCACACCCAACCACTTTTTCCCGTgttaatcaaaataaaactgtgacttttATGCCAGTTAATACGAGTTTGGTTGAGTGCCAGTTACACTATGATGAAATACTGTGGCAGAATAAAATTATGAGTACTTAAAATTATATGAGGGTCTTTGCTGAACAAGGAATTCATTTTATACCACATAATAAAGAGTGGCATTCTGTCAAACATTTTACAGAGGAGAGATCATAAAGTTACTAATGTACAAGAATGAATGTCAGCAATTTGTGAAATTATTCATAATAGCTAAAGATGAGCAATGTTCTTCggtgaatgcttttttttccctccaaaagTGCTTCCAGCAACTGCCTGATCTACATACTCTCGAACACATGCATTTATGTCAAGGTGTCTCTATTCAcagctgccacagtgtgtgtatgtgtgtatatttgtgtgtagcTCAGCAAACTATGGACTTGAATTTAATGAACATTGTTCAATTGTAAAATGCCTGACAGACAATATAAggacaagagacagacagacagacagacagtcttACCAGATAAGCAAACAGTATAGGAGAACGGATGATCCACCAATATCCCATGTTAATATTCCTCTCCCAGCacctacacatgcacacgcacgcacacacacacacacacacatcaaaaggAAAGGCCATTAAGGTGCTACATCTAAACTGCCTTTCATTTGATGTGATGATATTATGAAATCGATTAAACTTACTCCTCGTTCTCATACAGGTATTTCACTGTGATCCACGGCAACACGAATATGAGTGGTGCACCTGAGAATGGCAGAGGTGA is a window of Toxotes jaculatrix isolate fToxJac2 chromosome 4, fToxJac2.pri, whole genome shotgun sequence DNA encoding:
- the gcgrb gene encoding glucagon receptor isoform X2, which encodes MSQVCLLLALLMLCSCTKVSSANSLELVKEQWSSYKSQCQDNLNSTPPATGLVCNRTFDLYACWPDGLPGTTVNVSCPWFLPWYHKVQQGLVYRVCKEDGQWAKKNTSECEDDPDEQQYGRILSQLRIMYTVGYSLSLGALLLALGILITFRKLHCMRNNIHMNLFASFILRAVSILVKDALLTLTLDPRSSSNTQAQAWANAPAVTWCRGAMVMMQYSVMANNYWLLVEGIYLHSLLVITVFSERKYFYIYLAIGWGAPLIFVLPWITVKYLYENEECWERNINMGYWWIIRSPILFAYLINFFIFIRIIKILMSKLRAHQMRYTDYKFRLAKSTLTLIPLLGIHAILFTFVIDESVPKGSMLRLIRLFCDLLFNSFQGLLVAILYCFVNKEVQSEMLKKWKRWKLGKDIDEEYRHTHSHTPHIKSGSIATGNLPDLHDNNGSDPSCDSPRLSKTNRGPSCSAAPEENRRLVVSYSNGTGKGRQGKGRHNLQFSFLPHRGPTSHASTATEEVCLEERAQCRIYPLKGEETNV
- the gcgrb gene encoding glucagon receptor isoform X1; the encoded protein is MSQVCLLLALLMLCSCTKVSSANSLELVKEQWSSYKSQCQDNLNSTPPATGLVCNRTFDLYACWPDGLPGTTVNVSCPWFLPWYHKVQQGLVYRVCKEDGQWAKKNTSECEDDPDEQQQYGRILSQLRIMYTVGYSLSLGALLLALGILITFRKLHCMRNNIHMNLFASFILRAVSILVKDALLTLTLDPRSSSNTQAQAWANAPAVTWCRGAMVMMQYSVMANNYWLLVEGIYLHSLLVITVFSERKYFYIYLAIGWGAPLIFVLPWITVKYLYENEECWERNINMGYWWIIRSPILFAYLINFFIFIRIIKILMSKLRAHQMRYTDYKFRLAKSTLTLIPLLGIHAILFTFVIDESVPKGSMLRLIRLFCDLLFNSFQGLLVAILYCFVNKEVQSEMLKKWKRWKLGKDIDEEYRHTHSHTPHIKSGSIATGNLPDLHDNNGSDPSCDSPRLSKTNRGPSCSAAPEENRRLVVSYSNGTGKGRQGKGRHNLQFSFLPHRGPTSHASTATEEVCLEERAQCRIYPLKGEETNV